The following proteins come from a genomic window of Miscanthus floridulus cultivar M001 chromosome 2, ASM1932011v1, whole genome shotgun sequence:
- the LOC136529411 gene encoding vacuolar protein sorting-associated protein 52 A-like isoform X2 yields MAAAPAAETLDGHKDRFDLGVFVDDLALDEEVTSDDESLEGLQQELDNCKNDQEVANILANGIKLREYTKGVENNIRQIELDSIQDYIKESENLVSLHDQIRDCDNILSQMETVLTGFQTEIGSISSEIKVLQEKSMDMGLKLKNRKAAESKLSKFVEDIIVPPRMIDIIVDGEVNDEYMKTLETLSKKIKFIDADPMVKSSKALKDVQPEVERLRQKAVSKIFEFVIQKFYALRKPKTNIQILQQSVLLKYKYTIIFLKEHAKEIYAEVRAAYIDTMNKVLSAHFRAYIQALEKLQMDIATSTDLLGVETRSTGFIFSIGKEPLKTRPSVFALGERINILKEIDQPALIPHIAEAKSQKYSYEVLFRSLQKLLIDTATSEYLFTDDFFGEESIFHDIFAGPIQVVDEHFNAVLLNCYDAIGIMLMIRIIHQHQLIMFKRRIPCLDSYLDKVNMSLWPRFKMVFDLHLNSLRNANIKTLWEDDVHPHYVTRRYAEFTASLAHLNVEHGDGQLDLNLERLRMAIEDLLVKLAKMFAKPKLQTIFLINNYDLTISILKEAGTEGGKAQQHFEEVLKSNIAIYVEELLLEQFSSLIKFVKSRPADETATNSEKASIAEVEPLVKDFASRYKAAIELMHYDVITSFSNFLCGMEILRATLAQLLLYYTRLTECVKRINGGSALNKDLVSISSILFEIKKYSRTF; encoded by the exons ATGGCGGCCGCCCCTGCTGCGGAGACCCTTGACGGGCACAAGGACAGGTTCGATCTCGGGGTCTTCGTAGACGACCTCGCCCTCGACGAGGAAGTCACCAG TGACGACGAGTCCCTGGAGGGGCTGCAGCAGGAGCTTGACAACTGCAAGAATGACCAG GAAGTCGCAAACATTCTGGCCAATGGCATCAAACTGCGTGAGTACACAAAAGGCGTCGAAAATAACATACGCCAAATTGAGCTGGATTCTATACAG GATTACATTAAGGAAAGTGAAAATCTAGTTTCTCTGCATGATCAAATTCGCGATTGTGACAATATTTTGTCACAAATGGAAACGGTTCTGACTGGATTCCAG ACAGAAATTGGTTCCATAAGTTCGGAGATAAAGGTCCTTCAGGAGAAATCTATGGATATGGGATTAAAGCTGAAAAATCGTAAG GCTGCAGAGTCTAAACTGTCAAAATTTGTTGAGGATATAATAGTACCTCCAAGAATGATTGACATAATTGTTGATGGAGAG GTCAATGATGAATATATGAAAACACTTGAGACTCTAAGCAAAAAAATCAAATTCATTGATGCTGATCCCATGGTTAAATCGTCCAAGGCTCTAAAAGATGTTCAGCCTGAGGTTGAGAGACTACGACAGAAAGCTGTCTCAAAG ATTTTCGAGTTTGTCATCCAAAAGTTCTATGCCTTGAGAAAACCAAAGACTAATATTCAGATTCTACAGCAGAGTGTTCTTCTTAAATACAA GTACACGATAATTTTCCTTAAGGAACATGCTAAGGAGATATATGCAGAAGTTCGTGCAGCGTATATTGACACCATGAATAAG GTGCTAAGTGCACATTTTCGGGCTTACATACAAGCGTTGGAGAAACTACAGATGGACATAGCAACTTCCACCGACTTGCTTGGTGTTGAAACCAGAAGCACAGGCTTCATTTTCTCCATTGGAAAAGAACCTCTGAAAACACGTCCTTCAGTGTTTGCTCTGGGTGAACGAATAAACATTTTAAAG GAAATTGATCAGCCAGCATTGATACCTCATATAGCTGAAGCGAAGTCACAGAAATACTCATATGAAGTTCTTTTCAGAAGCTTGCAGAAACTTCTTATTGATACTGCCACTTCAGA ATACCTGTTTACTGATGATTTCTTTGGCGAAGAATCCATATTCCATGATATATTTGCAG GACCGATTCAAGTTGTAGATGAACATTTCAATGCTGTGCTCCTGAACTGTTATGATGCAATTGGCATAATGCTTATGATCAGAATAATTCATCAGCACCAG CTCATCATGTTTAAGCGGCGAATCCCATGTTTGGACTCTTACCTAGACAAG GTTAATATGTCACTCTGGCCTCGCTTCAAGATGGTGTTCGACTTGCATTTGAACAGCTTGCGAAATGCAAATATTAAGACTCTTTGGGAGGATGATGTCCATCCACACTATGTTACAAGGAGATATGCTGAATTTACAGCTTCTCTAGCTCATCTCAATGTTGAACATGGGGATGGTCAG CTTGATTTAAATTTGGAGCGATTGCGGATGGCTATTGAGGACTTGCTTGTTAAGTTGGCCAAGATGTTTGCTAAACCGAAGTTGCAAACTATTTTTCTGATAAACAACTATGATTTAACAATTTCCATTTTAAAG GAAGCTGGAACTGAGGGTGGCAAGGCACAACAACACTTCGAGGAGGTTCTTAAGAGCAACATTGCAATATATGTG GAAGAGTTGCTCCTGGAGCAGTTCAGTAGTTTGATCAAATTCGTCAAATCTCGTCCAG CGGACGAAACGGCTACAAATTCGGAGAAGGCCAGCATTGCCGAAGTCGAACCACTGGTAAAGGATTTCGCGAGCCGGTACAAGGCCGCGATCGAGCTGATGCACTATGACGTGATCACATCTTTCAGCAACTTCCTGTGCGGGATGGAGATCTTGAGAGCGACACTCGCGCAGCTCCTGCTATACTACACCAGGCTCACCGAGTGTGTCAAGAGGATCAACGGCGGCTCTGCCCTCAACAAGGACCTGGTGTCCATATCCTCCATCCTGTTCGAAATCAAGAAGTATTCCAGGACGTTTTAG
- the LOC136529391 gene encoding nucleolar complex-associated protein 3-like: protein MGKRSGSKRKDKNKVILPPELPPEIDDDEVDLSDEDIAFYATDSSNVAPFRRFDKKSIDRYVGRVAGRDEGEVERLYEERQKRKATESSGKPREDDDGLEVDPVDALPTKTLQGELVYNRAKKARCEDNTGGVKSKAQENGADAKQSIKKDEPKGKSKNKKGDDNKVKNIQSQTEVPKGQPHSNVLEEVKAELSAEELFEKKKAQLAELGMAMLEDPESNIRSLNDMLSISNDKDQKVAKLGLLSLLAVFKDIIPSYRIRQLTEKELAVEVSKEVKKTRYYEYTLIRCYKAYLQKLVSLEKQPHFYTVAVGCMCALLDTAPHFNFRENLLASVVKNLSSSDDVVRKMCCEAIRSLFINEGKHRGEATIEAVRLIADHVKLNDCQLHPDSIDVFLSLRFDEDIGKDEAEEEKVKPKKNKRWQKNQEVPKQLPVNDKKKTRQELMSKAREEVDVDLRAVSFTLDPKERKRIQKETLSALFETYFRILKHSVTTSNSRTKVNNVSPGGSHPLLTPCLEGLGKFSHLIDVDFMGELISCLKKLSGYSDRQDEIPNDNALSVSERLQCCIVAFKVWRSNLEALNVDLQDFFVQLYNLILEYRPDRDHGEVLADALKTLLWEGKQQDMLRAAAFIKRLATLALSFGSAEAIAALVTLKHLLQKNSKCRNMLENDSGGGSLSCLVAKYNPEATDPYLSGALASVLWELSLLEKHYDISVSSMASNILSMANLNPTQNPVPILNVNPLEAYRDLSMERELLKPASKALPLNLKKKRRGKEFVALSPDVLQKADCSVDKDELEVKLQSHFAVLRGISENERLRAELNHTLSSVNTYKDYKKQKKKNMKFKTGRKKVARV from the exons ATGGGGAAGAGGAGCGGCAGCAAGAGGAAGGACAAGAACAAGGTCATTCTCCCACCGGAGCTGCCGCCAGAAATCGACGACGATGAGGTGGATCTCAGCGACGAAGACATCGCGTTCTATGCCACCGACAGCAGTAACGTAGCTCCCTTCCGCCGCTTCGATAAGAAGTCCATCGACAG GTATGTCGGGAGGGTCGCCGGACGCGACGAGGGCGAGGTCGAGCGCCTCTACGAAGAGCGCCAGAAGAGGAAGGCCACAGAGTCCTCGGGGAAACCCCGCGAGGATGATGACGGTTTGGAGGTCGACCCCGTCGACGCACTCCCCACCAAGACCCTGCAAGGGGAGCTCGTCTACAATAGAG cgaagaaagcAAGGTGTGAAGACAATACTGGCGGTGTTAAGTCTAAAGCTCAAGAGAATGGTGCAGATGCCAAGCAAAGTATTAAGAAAGATGAACCGAAGGGAAAATCTAAAAATAAAAAGGGAGATGATAATAAAGTGAAAAATATTCAATCTCAAACAGAAGTTCCAAAGGGACAACCACACTCAAATGTGCTG GAGGAAGTGAAGGCGGAACTTTCAGCTGAGGAATTATTCGAAAAAAAGAAGGCTCAACTTGCCGAACTGGGGATGGCTATGCTTGAAGATCCTGAGTCAAACATTAGATCTCTGAATGATATGTTAAGTATAAGCAATGACAAAGACCAAAAGGTTGCTAAACTTGGTCTACTGTCCTTGCTTGCTGTGTTTAAGGACATTATTCCGAG TTATCGGATTAGGCAGCTGACAGAAAAGGAGTTAGCAGTAGAAGTTTCAAAAGAAGTGAAGAAGACAAGATATTATGAGTACACACTTATTCGCTGCTACAAG GCATACCTACAGAAACTGGTATCGTTGGAGAAGCAGCCCCATTTTTATACTGTGGCTGTTGGTTGCATGTGTGCTTTATTAGATACTGCCCCACATTTTAACTTCCGTGAAAACCTATTGGCTAGTGTGGTAAAAAATCTAAGCTCCTCAGACGATGTAGTAAG GAAAATGTGTTGTGAAGCAATAAGATCATTATTTATAAATGAAGGAAAACATCGTGGCGAGGCAACAATAGAAGCAGTTAGGTTGATTGCAGATCATGTGAAGCTCAATGATTGCCAGCTCCATCCTGATAGCATTGAT GTCTTCCTGTCTTTGAGATTTGATGAAGATATTGGAAAAGATGAGGCTGAGGAGGAAAAGGTGAAACCAAAGAAGAATAAACGTTGGCAAAAAAATCAGGAGGTTCCGAAGCAATTGCCAGTTAATGATAAGAAGAAAACCAGACAGGAACTGATGTCAAAAGCTAGAGAGGAG GTTGATGTAGATCTTAGAGCAGTTTCCTTCACTCTTGATCCGAAAGAGAGAAAAAGGATACAAAAAGAAACACTTTCTGCTCTGTTTGAGACTTACTTTCGCATTCTGAAGCATAGTGTGACCACTTCAAATTCAAG GACCAAGGTGAATAATGTCTCCCCAGGTGGCTCACACCCACTGCTCACTCCATGCTTGGAGGGCTTAGGAAAATTTTCACACTTAATTGATGTAGATTTCATGGGTGAACTTATATCTTGCCTCAAGAAGCTTTCTGGGTATAGCGACCGACAAGATGAAATTCCCAATGATAATGCACTGTCTGTCTCAGAACGTCTGCAGTGCTGCATAGTTGCGTTTAAAGTCTGGAGGAGCAACCTTGAGGCATTGAATGTGGATCTACAGGATTTCTTTGTGCAGCTTTATAACCTCATACTGGAGTATCGGCCTGACAG GGATCACGGCGAGGTATTGGCTGATGCTCTGAAGACACTTCTTTGGGAAGGCAAACAgcaggatatgctaagagctgcTGCTTTCATTAAACGTTTGGCCACATTGGCCCTCTCATTTGGCTCTGCAGAAGCGATAGCAG CATTGGTCACACTGAAGCATCTCCTCCAAAAAAATAGCAAGTGCCGCAATATGTTGGAAAATGATTCTGGTGGCGGCTCTCTGTCTTGCTTAGTTGCG AAATACAACCCCGAAGCTACAGATCCATATCTGAGTGGTGCGCTCGCTTCAGTCCTTTGGGAGCTCAGCCTCCTAGAGAAGCATTATGATATCTCTGTTTCCTCAATGGCTTCGAATATCTTGAGTATGGCAAACTTGAATCCCACGCAGAACCCTGTTCCTATCTTGAATGTGAACCCTCTTGAAGCATACAGAGACCTGTCAATGGAAAGGGAACTATTAAAACCAGCTAGCAAAGCATTGCCACTGAATCTAAAAAAGAAGCGACGTGGCAAGGAGTTTGTTGCGCTAAGCCCAGATGTACTTCAGAAGGCAGATTGCTCGGTGGATAAAGACGAGCTCGAAGTGAAGTTGCAGAGCCATTTCGCTGTGCTAAGAGGCATCTCGGAGAATGAGAGGTTGAGAGCCGAGCTGAACCACACGTTGTCATCCGTAAACACGTACAAGGATTACAAGAagcagaaaaagaaaaacatgaaATTTAAGACCGGGAGGAAAAAGGTAGCAAGGGTTTAG
- the LOC136529411 gene encoding vacuolar protein sorting-associated protein 52 A-like isoform X1, whose amino-acid sequence MAAAPAAETLDGHKDRFDLGVFVDDLALDEEVTSVRCFIVASDDESLEGLQQELDNCKNDQEVANILANGIKLREYTKGVENNIRQIELDSIQDYIKESENLVSLHDQIRDCDNILSQMETVLTGFQTEIGSISSEIKVLQEKSMDMGLKLKNRKAAESKLSKFVEDIIVPPRMIDIIVDGEVNDEYMKTLETLSKKIKFIDADPMVKSSKALKDVQPEVERLRQKAVSKIFEFVIQKFYALRKPKTNIQILQQSVLLKYKYTIIFLKEHAKEIYAEVRAAYIDTMNKVLSAHFRAYIQALEKLQMDIATSTDLLGVETRSTGFIFSIGKEPLKTRPSVFALGERINILKEIDQPALIPHIAEAKSQKYSYEVLFRSLQKLLIDTATSEYLFTDDFFGEESIFHDIFAGPIQVVDEHFNAVLLNCYDAIGIMLMIRIIHQHQLIMFKRRIPCLDSYLDKVNMSLWPRFKMVFDLHLNSLRNANIKTLWEDDVHPHYVTRRYAEFTASLAHLNVEHGDGQLDLNLERLRMAIEDLLVKLAKMFAKPKLQTIFLINNYDLTISILKEAGTEGGKAQQHFEEVLKSNIAIYVEELLLEQFSSLIKFVKSRPADETATNSEKASIAEVEPLVKDFASRYKAAIELMHYDVITSFSNFLCGMEILRATLAQLLLYYTRLTECVKRINGGSALNKDLVSISSILFEIKKYSRTF is encoded by the exons ATGGCGGCCGCCCCTGCTGCGGAGACCCTTGACGGGCACAAGGACAGGTTCGATCTCGGGGTCTTCGTAGACGACCTCGCCCTCGACGAGGAAGTCACCAG TGTGCGCTGCTTCATCGTTGCCAGTGACGACGAGTCCCTGGAGGGGCTGCAGCAGGAGCTTGACAACTGCAAGAATGACCAG GAAGTCGCAAACATTCTGGCCAATGGCATCAAACTGCGTGAGTACACAAAAGGCGTCGAAAATAACATACGCCAAATTGAGCTGGATTCTATACAG GATTACATTAAGGAAAGTGAAAATCTAGTTTCTCTGCATGATCAAATTCGCGATTGTGACAATATTTTGTCACAAATGGAAACGGTTCTGACTGGATTCCAG ACAGAAATTGGTTCCATAAGTTCGGAGATAAAGGTCCTTCAGGAGAAATCTATGGATATGGGATTAAAGCTGAAAAATCGTAAG GCTGCAGAGTCTAAACTGTCAAAATTTGTTGAGGATATAATAGTACCTCCAAGAATGATTGACATAATTGTTGATGGAGAG GTCAATGATGAATATATGAAAACACTTGAGACTCTAAGCAAAAAAATCAAATTCATTGATGCTGATCCCATGGTTAAATCGTCCAAGGCTCTAAAAGATGTTCAGCCTGAGGTTGAGAGACTACGACAGAAAGCTGTCTCAAAG ATTTTCGAGTTTGTCATCCAAAAGTTCTATGCCTTGAGAAAACCAAAGACTAATATTCAGATTCTACAGCAGAGTGTTCTTCTTAAATACAA GTACACGATAATTTTCCTTAAGGAACATGCTAAGGAGATATATGCAGAAGTTCGTGCAGCGTATATTGACACCATGAATAAG GTGCTAAGTGCACATTTTCGGGCTTACATACAAGCGTTGGAGAAACTACAGATGGACATAGCAACTTCCACCGACTTGCTTGGTGTTGAAACCAGAAGCACAGGCTTCATTTTCTCCATTGGAAAAGAACCTCTGAAAACACGTCCTTCAGTGTTTGCTCTGGGTGAACGAATAAACATTTTAAAG GAAATTGATCAGCCAGCATTGATACCTCATATAGCTGAAGCGAAGTCACAGAAATACTCATATGAAGTTCTTTTCAGAAGCTTGCAGAAACTTCTTATTGATACTGCCACTTCAGA ATACCTGTTTACTGATGATTTCTTTGGCGAAGAATCCATATTCCATGATATATTTGCAG GACCGATTCAAGTTGTAGATGAACATTTCAATGCTGTGCTCCTGAACTGTTATGATGCAATTGGCATAATGCTTATGATCAGAATAATTCATCAGCACCAG CTCATCATGTTTAAGCGGCGAATCCCATGTTTGGACTCTTACCTAGACAAG GTTAATATGTCACTCTGGCCTCGCTTCAAGATGGTGTTCGACTTGCATTTGAACAGCTTGCGAAATGCAAATATTAAGACTCTTTGGGAGGATGATGTCCATCCACACTATGTTACAAGGAGATATGCTGAATTTACAGCTTCTCTAGCTCATCTCAATGTTGAACATGGGGATGGTCAG CTTGATTTAAATTTGGAGCGATTGCGGATGGCTATTGAGGACTTGCTTGTTAAGTTGGCCAAGATGTTTGCTAAACCGAAGTTGCAAACTATTTTTCTGATAAACAACTATGATTTAACAATTTCCATTTTAAAG GAAGCTGGAACTGAGGGTGGCAAGGCACAACAACACTTCGAGGAGGTTCTTAAGAGCAACATTGCAATATATGTG GAAGAGTTGCTCCTGGAGCAGTTCAGTAGTTTGATCAAATTCGTCAAATCTCGTCCAG CGGACGAAACGGCTACAAATTCGGAGAAGGCCAGCATTGCCGAAGTCGAACCACTGGTAAAGGATTTCGCGAGCCGGTACAAGGCCGCGATCGAGCTGATGCACTATGACGTGATCACATCTTTCAGCAACTTCCTGTGCGGGATGGAGATCTTGAGAGCGACACTCGCGCAGCTCCTGCTATACTACACCAGGCTCACCGAGTGTGTCAAGAGGATCAACGGCGGCTCTGCCCTCAACAAGGACCTGGTGTCCATATCCTCCATCCTGTTCGAAATCAAGAAGTATTCCAGGACGTTTTAG
- the LOC136529401 gene encoding ninja-family protein 6-like, producing MASRDFLRVFGAGGEGSGAPADAANAGAGQPDDVELSLGLSLGGRFDTDAAAKRPRLARSSSIASVCSVSSLHGDADADADPSPAAPLPLLRTTSLPTETKEERWRRREMQSRRRLEARRKRVERRNSMGSLVPAGPKPAADAITAVGSGRRSIGSQGSNSVSTTEQGIGGSAINQSTGASPSTSDNTNQNNMLPPTKAAEKPLNGTVTEQPRLRTLGSLTTRTSSTSDIRKLMMEDMPMVSSKVEGPNTRRIDGFLYRYKKGEDVRIVCVCHGSFLTPAEFVKHAGGGDVSNPLRHIVVNPVPFS from the exons ATGGCGTCCAGGGACTTCCTGCGCGTCTTCGGCGCCGGCGGCGAGGGGTCGGGCGCGCCGGCGGACGCCGCCAACGCCGGCGCCGGCCAGCCCGACGACGTCGAGCTCAGCCTCGGCCTCTCCCTGGGCGGCCGCTTCGACACCGACGCCGCCGCCAAGCGCCCGCGCCTGGCGCGCTCCTCCTCCATCGCCTCCGTCTGCTCCGTCTCCTCCCTCCACggggacgccgacgccgacgccgacccgtcccccgccgcgccgctgccgctgctgcgcaCCACCTCGCTGCCCACCGAGACCAAGGAGGAGCGCTGGCGCCGCCGCGAGATGcagagccgccgccgcctcgagGCGCGCCGGAAGCGCGTCGAGCGGCGCAACTCCATGGGATCCTTGGTCCCCGCCGGCCCCAAGCCCGCTGCCGACGCGATCACCGCCGTCGGCAGCGGGAGGAGGTCCATCGGCTCGCAGGGGAGCAACTCTGTAAGCACCACGGAGCAAG GTATTGGTGGAAGTGCAATTAACCAGTCCACAGGCGCAAGTCCATCAACCTCTGATAACACAAATCAAAATAACATGCTTCCTCCGACCAAAGCGGCTGAGAAGCCACTAAATGGCACTGTGACAGAGCAGCCTCGTCTGCGGACGCTTGGCTCCCTCACGACACGGACGAGCAGTACCAGTGACATCAGGAAGCTCATGATGGAGGACATGCCAATGGTCTCATCCAAGGTAGAAGGGCCTAACACCAGGAGGATCGACGGCTTCCTGTACAGGTACAAGAAAGGCGAGGACGTGAGGATAGTATGCGTCTGCCATGGTAGCTTCCTCACTCCCGCAGAGTTTGTTAAGCACGCTGGCGGCGGCGATGTATCGAATCCGCTTCGGCATATCGTCGTCAACCCTGTGCCATTCTCGTGA